The Nocardioides zeae genome includes the window GTGTCAGGCGGTCGGCGGCTCCGCGTCGCCCGGCTCCACGTCGCCCGGCTCCGCGTCGCCCGGCTCCGCGTCGCCCGACTCCGCCTCGCTGGCCGAGAGTGCGGCGCGGAAGGCGTCGAGCGCGTCGTACCCGGCCCGCGTCAGCTCCCAGACGCCCGGCCCGCCCGAGCGCAGCAGCCCGGCGTCGAGCATCGCGCGGCGCTCCTTCTGCGCCGCGGTGCGCCAGCGCAGCTCGCCGCTGGGCCCGACGGCCAGGTCGTCGCGCTGGAGCACGTCGGCCATGCGTCGGCCGAGCGCCTCGAGCGCCGGCTCGCGCTCGATGCGGCCGTCGGACGCGGCGACCACGGAGAGCAGGTAGGGCCGGTAGGCCGCCTGGGGCGTGCGGCCGGGCTTGGTGATCGGCGACCGACGCACGGGGGCCGGGGCGGGGGTGCCCGGCACGCGGGTCGCGCTCGCCCGCGGGACGCTCGACCGCACCGCCGTCGACGGGGTGCCCGCGTCGGCCACCCGCGACGTGCGCACCCGCGACGCCTTCGGCTCGGGGGCCGGCGGCGGGGGCGGCGGGGGCGCACCGTGGGGGCAGCTGATCAGGGACATGTCACAGTGGTCGCACCACGCGTCCGAGCTCACGGACCCCACCTTAGAGCGCCGCCGCGGGCGCGTTCCAAGCCGGCGCCGCCGCGACGCTTGTCACCGTGACAGTGGTGCTGTCATGGTGGCGCCATGACACTGCGCATCGCGACCCTGCTGAACTACTCCGGCAACCCCCGCGACGCGGCCGACGAGGTCGCCGCCTGGGAGAAGGCCGGGCTCGACTCCGTGTGGGTCCCGGAGGCGTACGGCTTCGACTCCCCCACGCTCATGGGCTACCTGGCCGCCAAGACGGAGACCGTGAAGATCGGCTCCGGCATCCTCAACATCTTCTCGCGCACGCCCGGTGCGCTGCTGCAGACCGCGGCCGGCCTCGACAACGTCTCGGGCGGCCGCGCGATCCTCGGCCTCGGCGCCTCCGGTCCGCAGGTCATCGAGGGCTTCCACGGCGTGCCCTACGAGAAGCCGCTCGGCCGCACCCGCGAGATCGTCGACATCGTGCGCCGCGGCCTGCGCCGCGAGCCGCTCGAGAACGACGGCATCGTGAAGCTCCCGCTGACCAAGGAGCAGGGCGCCGTGACGGGGCTCGGCAAGCCGCTGAAGATCCTCACCAAGCCGGAGCGCTCCTCGATCCCGATCTGGATCGCCGCGCTGGGCCCGAAGAACGTGGAGCACACGGCGGAGTACGCCGACGGCTGGATCCCCCACCTCTTCCACCCGGAGAAGGCGGCGGACGTGTGGGGCGAGTCGCTCGCGAAGGGCGCCGCCAAGCGACCCGAGGAGCTCGGCTCCCTGCAGGTCATGGCCGGCGGCCTCCTCGCGATCGGCGAGGGCGAGGAGACCCGCGCGGCGCTCGACCTCGCACGCCCGACCTTCGCCCTGTACGTCGGCGGCATGGGCGCCAAGGGCAAGAACTTCTACAACGACGTCGCGCGGGCCTACGGCTACGAGGAGGAGGCGGAGAAGATCCAGGACCTCTACCTGTCCGGCAAGAAGAAGGAGGCCGAGGCCCTCGTCCCGACCGAGTGGCTCGAGGCCGCCAACCTCGTCGGTCCGGCGTCGTACGTGAAGGAGCGGCTGGCCGCGTTCGAGGCGGCGGGCGTCACCGACATCAACGTCACCCCCGCCACGGCCGACCCGACCGCCACGATCGCGCAGCTGAAGGAGCTCATCGGCTGACGGATCAGCCCCGCAGCGAAGAGGTCCCCCTGGGCCTCGACCCGCTCGAGCACCTCGGTGAAGGTGAGCTGGTCGATGTCGAGGGGGTCCTCCGCTCCGGCCACGACCTCGTCCCAGGTGAGGGGCGCGGCGGCGTAGGGCCGGTCGCGACCGCGGAGGGAGTACGGCGCGACCGTGGTCTTGGACCCGGCGTTCTGCGACCAGTCCAGGAAGACCTTGCCGCCGCGCCGCTGCTTGGTCATCGACGCCGTGACCAGGCCGGGGTGGTCCCGCTGGAGCTGCTCGGCGACCGCGCGGGCCAGGTCGGTGGACTCGGTGCTGTCCGCGGGCGCCTCACCCCGCGGGAGGGCGTCGAGCGCGGCGTACAGGTGGAGGCCCTTGCTGCCGCTCAGCACGGGGGTCGCCTCGAGCCCCCGGTCCTCGAGCAACCCCCGCACCAGGAGCGCCACCTCGCAGCACTCGCCGAGGCCGGCCGGCTCGCCCGGGTCGAGGTCGATGACGATCCGGTCGGGCCGGCGGGAGCGACCGGTGCGGCCCACCCGCCACTGGTGCACGTGCAGCTCCAGGGCCGCCAGGTTCACGACCCACGTGAGGGTGGCGAGGTCGTCGATCACGGGGAAGACGAGGGTGCCCTCCTGCGCGGCCTCCCCGGTCGACCGCGCCCGCCGGGACCCCGTCGTCGAGACCTCGGCGGTGCGCACCCACGGCGGCGTGCCGGTGGGCGCGTTCTTCTCGAAGAAGCTGGGCCGGCCGGTGCCGTGGGGCCAGCGCACCCGCGTCACGGCGCGGTCGCGCAGCTGCGGCAGCAGCACGGGGGCGATGCGGGCGTAGTAGTCGAGCACCTCGCCCTTGGTGGTCCCCGTCGCCGGGTAGAGCACCTTCTCCAGGTTGGTCAGGCGCAGCACGCGGCCGTCGACCTCGACCCTGACCTCGGTCCCCTCGCCCTGTGCCGGCACGTCGGTGAGTCTGCCCGATCAGCCGTCGCCGATGGTGACGACCGGCACGGCGGCGGGCTGCAGCTCCCGCATGACGGCGCCCATCATGACCCGCGGCACGCTGACGCAGCCGGCCGTGGCGCCCCGTCCGTTGACGTGGAGGAAGATCGCGCCCCCGCGGTGCCGCACCGGGGAGGCGTAGTTGAAGTCGAGGACGGCGGACATCTCGTACTGGTCCCCGAAGTCGACGAGGTGCTCCGAGCCGGCCGTGCGGAACCCGCCCGAGGAGAGCTTGCGGAACCGGTTGTAGTAGCGCGAGTCGTTGTCGAGCACCCAGTAGTCGCCCCGGGCCATCTTCAGGTAGGGCATCCGCCACGCGGTCGAGTGGTTCCAGCGACCGAAGGTGAAGGGGATGCCGTAGGTGCCCATCGGCGTCGTGCCGCTGCCCTGACGGCGTGAACCGGGCGAGACCAGGCCGCCGTACCCGATGCGCCCGTCCGTCGTGCTGAACTCGCTGCGCCACCGCCCGTCGACGAGCCGCCAGAAGGCGACGCGCGCCTTGTACCCGCTCGTGCGGTTGCAGGTCACCACCTGGGTGGTGCCGGCGCGGAGCGCGACCGGCATGTTGTCGAGCCGCACGGTGCCGGCCGCCGTGGCGGGCACCGGTCGCAGGAGCCCGGTCAGCGTCAGCGCGCCCACCGAGGCGAGCACGGCTCGCCGGGACGCGTCGTGGGGATGGGTCGTCACAGGTCCTCCGCACCGAGATCGGATCGGACGCCACGGTACGTCGGCTGCCGCAGCCGCGCACCGCTCCCTCCGGGTGAACCGATGGTGCCGAGCGCCTCGACGTCGACGACGACCGTCGGTTCGAGCCACGTCGTCCCGAGGGCGTCCTCGCGCGGGACCTCGTCGTCGAACGGGCTGGTGGGGCGCGCCAGCGGGTCGAGGAGCGCGCGCAGGTCGCGCCCGGCCCGTCCGCCGATGCCGGAGCCGACGCGCCCCCGGTAGAGCAGCCCGTCGGGCGTCGGCGTGCCCACCAGCAGGGCACCGAGCCGGTCCCGCGTCCCCGTCTCGGGACGCCACCCGCCGACGACGTACGACTCCCGGCGCCGGTGCGGGAACTTCAGCCAGTCCCGGCTCCGCACCCCCGGTCGGTACGGCGCGTCGCGGCGCTTGCTGACGATGCCCTCGAGCCCGAGGCGCTCGGTCTCGGCGAGGAGGGTCGGGCCGTCGTCGTACGTCGTCGACTGCGTCCACGGTGCCGCGCCGTCGAACTCGAGGACGCTCGTGAGGCGGCGCTGGCGCCGCTCGAGCGGCCGCACGGTGAGGTCGCGGCCGTCCAGCGCGAGGAGGTCGAAGGCCACGAAGGTGACGGGGCGCGCCGCGACGTGGGCCGCGACCCGGGCCGCCCGGCGCTCGTGGATCCGCTCGGCGAGCACGGCGAAGCTGGGCCGGCCCGCCTCGTCGAACGCCACCACCTCGCCGTCCAGCACCGCCGACCGGCCGGCGACCGCGTCGACCAGGCCGTGCAGCTCGGGGTAGGCGGCCGTCACCACGTTGCCGTTGCGGCTCTCGAGCCGCAGGCCGCCGGTGCCGTCGAGGTGGACCAGCACCCGCATCCCGTCCCACTTCACCTCGTGCAGCCAGGCGTCGCCCGCGGGCACGACGTCGCCACGGGTCGCGAGCATGGGGCGCAGCGGAGCGGGCACGGGCCCATCCTGCCGGGCTCCTGTGCTCGACGGGCACCGATGAGTTCGTGGCGGCGTGCGGGTCGTTCCGCCAGACTGGTTCGGGCACCGCCGCGCGGGGTACCGGGGGAACCGGTTCCTGCAGCGGCACGGCGACGACGAGAAGGAGCAGCGATGCGGGCGATCTGGAAGGGCGCGGTCTCCTTCGGGCTGGTCAGCGTGCCCGTGAAGCTGTACGCCGCGACCGAGTCCCACGACGTGTCCTTCCGCCAGGTGCACGCGAAGGACGGGGGGCGGATCCGCTACCAGCGCGTCTGCTCGCTCGACGGCGAGGAGGTGCCCTACGCCGACATCGCCAAGGGCTACGAGACCGAGGACGGCGAGATGGTCGTCCTCGACGACGAGGACCTGTCGTCCCTGCCCTCGGCCTCGTCGCGCGAGATCGCCGTCGAGAAGTTCGTGCCGAGCGACCAGATCGACCCGCTGCTCTTCGAGAAGAGCTACTACCTGGAGCCCGAGAAGACCGGGGCGAAGCCCTACGCGCTGCTGCGCCAGGCGCTGCGCGACGCCGACCGGATGGCCGTGGTGACCGTCGCGATCCGCAACCGCACCAGCATCGCCGTGCTGCGCGTGCGCGAGACCGACAACGGCGACGTGATCGTGCTCCAGACGATGATGTGGCCCGACGAGGTGCGCACCCCGGACTTCTCCGTCGACGTCGACGACCTCGGCGAGATCAAGGACTCCGAGGTCAAGATGGCGCAGATGCTGGTCGAGACCCTCGCCGGCGACTTCGACGCCAGCGACTTCTCCGACGACTACGCGGAGGCCGTCGAGGCGGTCGTCAAGGCGAAGATCGAGGGCGGCGAGGTGCAGCGCACCGAGACCACCACGAAGGGCTCCGGCGAGGTCGTCGACCTGCTCGCCGCACTGCAGCGCTCCGTCCAGGCCGCGAAGAAGTCGCGGGGCGAGGACGTGGACGAGTCCGACTCGTCGGCGGACGACGGCGACGAGGCGGCGGACGACGGCGACGAGGCGGCGGAGGAGAAGCCGGCGCCCAGGAAGCGGGCGGCGACGAAGAAGGCCTCGACGGCGAAGAAGACGACGTCCACGAAGAAGACCGCCGCGAAGAAGACGGCGGCCAAGAAGACTCCCGCGAAGAAGACCACCTCCCGGAAGACGGCGGCGAAGAAGGCCAGCTGACGGGCGCTCCACTCCGCGGACGTCATGCGAACCGCGGGCCAGGGGCACCGGAGCGCATGACGTCCGGGGTACGGCGCGGGGCCGGCGCGCGAGGGCGACGGGCCCGGACCGGACCGAGCCCGGAAATGTGCGGCTGGGGCGGGCCGGAGGCGGTCGGCGCCGCCCCGACGTCCCATTTCCGAGCCCCGGCTGGGCCGCCCCGCGCGCACCGAGGGTCAGGCCCCCGCGGACGTCATGCGAACCGCGGCCCGGGGGCTACGGAACGCATGACGTCCCGGGTACGGCGCGGAGAACCGTCAGGCGGTTCGGCCGCTCACGGGGGGCCGAACGACACGGCCTGCGAGTCGAACCCGGGCGCGCTGGCCGTGATCGTGTAGACGCCGCGCACGACGTTGTCGTCGAAGTAGTAACCCTCGGAGCCCGTGGGACCGAACGGGACGGCGGTGCCGGCGGTGAGGGCGCCGGAGGAGACGTAGGTGACCGGGTTGGCGTCGGGCCCGGAGGTCCGCGACCAGCCGCTCGGCGCCGCCGGGACGTAGTCGTAGGAGGCGATCGCGTTCTGGCTGTTCGTCACCGTCAGGGTGAGGAGCGCCGGGCTCGTCTTGCTGGGCGTGATCGAGAACCCGTTGAAGAGCACCGACCGAGCCCCCGCATCGCCGTACTCGTTCGGAGGCGCTCCGAACCGGCTCGCGCCCCGGTTGATCGTCAGCGTGCCGTTCGCCGTGCTCACCGCGAACGCCGGCGCGGCCGAGACCACGGCGACGGCAGGGGCGGTCCACGCGGCGGTGGCGAGCACGCGACGGCGGGTGGTGGTGATCATGCGTTCCCCCTGGGTGAGCGTCGGCGAGACGTTCGCCGAGGTTCCGACCCTAGTGATCTCGAGGGCCTCGCCGCACCCGAACGGAGGAACCCGCCCGACGCATAGGCACCGCCGATCGATCCCCATCCCCCATTGCTCTTGGACCCCGCACCGTGTCCGCGCCTAGCGTCGAGCCGCCGGCGCGCCACGTGCCGCGCACCCGACGTACCGACGCGAGGAGCCCACGGTGAGCACCCCCGAGTTCGACCCCACCATCCCCGAGACCGCGGCGCGCGAGGTCGAGTTCATCAGCCTCTCGCACCTCAACCCGTCCACCGAGCTCGAGCCCGTCCCGTCCCGCGGCATCGACCTGCCCTACTTCCGCCGCTACGTGAAGGCGCTGGAGGACGGCGGCTACGACTACACGCTGCTGCCCTACGGCTCGGGCACCGCGGACTCGTTCGTCGTCGCCTCGGCCGTCGGCCAGCTGACGGAGCGGATCAAGCCGATCGTCGCGCTGCGGCCGAACACGACGTTCCCGCTCGTCGCCGCCCAGAAGCTGGCGACGCTCGACCAGCTCACCGAGGGCCGCGCCGTCGTCCACCTCATCTCCGGCGGCAGCGACGCGGAGCAGGCCCGGCAGGGCGACTACCTGCCGAAGGAGCGCCGCTACGCCCGCACGAGCGAGTACATCGACCTGCTGCGCCGCGCGTGGACCGAGCCGGCGCCGTTCGACCACCACGGCGAGTTCTACGACTTCGACGGCTTCGGGCCCGGGTTCGCGCCGTACGACTCCCCGATCCCGATCTCGATCGGCGGCCAGTCCGACGAGGCGTTCGCCGTCGGCGGCGAGAAGGCGGACGTGTTCAGCTTCTGGGGCGAGCCCCCTCGACGACCTGCGCGGCGAGATCGAGCGCGTGCACGCCATCGCGCGGGCCGCCGGGCGCACCACGCTCCCCCGGATCTGGGTGACCTTCCGCCCGATCGTGGCGGCTACCGACGCGCTCGCGTGGGAGAAGGCGCACGACTACGTCGCACGGATCGCCGCGACGTTCGAGCGCGGCGTCTTCGGCAAGCAGCTGCACCAGAAGGGCGACCCGCAGAACGTCGGCTCGCAGCGGGCGCTGACGTTCGCGAACGCCTCCGAGCTCTACGACCGGGCGCTGTGGACGAAGACGGCGGCCGCCACCAACGCGGCCGGCGCCTCGACCGCGCTGGTCGGCTCGCCGGAGACCGTGGCGGCGGCGATCCTCGACTACGTGGACCGCGGCGCGGACCTCGTCAGCATCCGCGGCTACGACACGCTCAACGACGCCGTCGACTACGGCAAGCACGTGCTGCCCCTGGTGCGCGAGGAGCTGGCGCACCGCACGGCCACCGGCCGCCGCGGCACCCTACAGGCCGAGCACCTCGGCGGCTACACCGACGAGTACCGCCAGCTCGCGACGGCGGGGCGCGCGTGACCGCGACCACCGAACCGGTCCGCACGCTGCCCGTCCCGGACCTCTCCCCCGCGGCCCTCGCGGCGGTGACGGCCGAGGTCGCGACGTACGCCGCGGAGCACGACCGCAGCGGCGCCGTACCGCTCCCCGGGCTCGAGGCCGTGCACCGTGCCGGCCTGCTGACGGCCACCGTCGGGACCGCCCACGGCGGCCCGGGGCTCGGGCCGCGCGACGCCGCACGGATCCTCACGGCCGTCGGCCAGGGGGACGCCTCGGTGGCGCTCATCGTCGCCAACACCCTCAACGCGCACGCCGCCCAGGCGGAGCGGCCGCACTGGCCGGCGGAGGCGTACGACGACCTCCTGCGCCGCTCGCTCGACGGGCCGGCCCCGGTCAACGCGATCCGCGCGGAGCCGGAGCTCGGTGCGCCCGCGCGTGGCGGCCTGCCGACGACGACGGCGCGGCGCACCGACGACGGGTGGGAGCTGTCGGGCCACAAGGCCTACGCGACCGGCGGCACGGCCCTGGCCTACCACGTCGTGTGGGCGGTGGCCGACGAGCCGGACGGCGACCCCGAGCGGCCGCGCGTCGGGCACGTGCTGGTGCCGGCCGACGCGGAGGGCATCACGTGGATCGAGACGTGGGACCACCTCGGGCTGCGGGCGTCGAACACGCACGACGTCGTCTACGACCGGGTGCGCGTGCCCGCCGCGTCCTTCGTCGAGATCCCGCGCGGCGCCGACGGCGTCTACCGCGACCCGGCCGCGGCGTCGGGACCGGGCAGCCTGGGCCACGCGGCGCTGTACGTCGGGGTGGCGCGCGCCGCCCGCGCGGCCTTCGTGGACTTCGCCAGCACCCGCGTGCCCGCGGCGCTGGGCCGCCCCATCGCGACGACCGAGCGGATCCAGGCGGTCGCCGGCGAGGTCGACGTGCTCGTGGTGCAGGCGGAGACGCTGCTGCACGGCGCGCTGCTCCGGCTCGAGGCCGGCGACACGTCGATCGTGCCCGAGCTCTCGGGCATCAAGGTCGCGATCGCGCGGTCCGTGGTGGCGGCGGTGCAGACGGCCGTCGCGGCCCTCGGCAACCCCGCGCTGTCGCGGCACGGCTCCCTCGAGCGGCACCTGCGCGACGTGCTCTGCGTGCGCGTCCACCCACCCCAGGAGGACACCGCCCTCCTGGCTGCCGGCCGCCGGGTGCTGGGGGTCTGATCCGCGTCGAGTTGGGTCGAACGCCGCGGCAGAAACGTCGAGTTGGGTCGTACGGCAGGTGCACCGCGCCGTACGACCCAACTCGACGCGCACGCCGCGCCATACAACCCAACTCGACGCGCACGCCGCGCCATACAACCCAACTCGACGCGCCCTCAGCGCCCCACGAACACCGGCGGCTCGAAGGCGCGGACGGGGGGCACGGGGCCGTCGTGGCGCTCGACCTCCACCAGCACGTGCGCCCCGCTCGTCGCCTGCGTCAGCGTCGAGGTCGGCACGTCGCGGGTCAGCACGTTGACGTTGCCGTGGACGCAGTCCGCCACCTCCGGCGCGCTCGGGTCGAACCACGCGCCCGTGTGCATCTGCGCGACCCCGACCATGAGCGCGTCGCTGAGCACCGCGCCCGCCAGCAGCGACCCCTGCGCGCTCCGCACCCGCACGACGTCGCCCGCGGCGATCCCGCGCGCCGCCGCGTCGGCGGGGTGCAGCCGCACCGGCTCCCGTCCCGCCACCTTCGTCGACGCGCTCGCCGCGCCCATGTCGTGCTGGCTGTGCAGGCGGTGGGTGGGCTGGTTGCAGAGCAGGTGCAGCGGGTACGTCGCGGCGTCCGTCGCGCCCCACCACGCGGTCGGCGGTCGCCACCGCGCGTGCCGGCCCACGTCGGGCAACCCGAAGCCGCCGATGGTCGACGAGACGAGCTCAATCCGCCCGCTGGGGGTGCCCAGGGGCGCCCCGACCGGGTCGGCCCGGAACGCCGCGAACGCGGCGTCCTCGGGCGGGTAGGGCGACGCCGGCAGGTCGAGGCCGCCGTCGGCCCAGAACCGGGCGAAGTCCGGCGCCGGCGGTGAACCGGGCGCGGCGCGCCACTCCTCGTAGATCCGCTCGAGCCAGCCGCGCGCGTCGAGGCCCTCGTCGTGGTCGGCACCGAGGCGCTCCGC containing:
- a CDS encoding LLM class F420-dependent oxidoreductase; translated protein: MTLRIATLLNYSGNPRDAADEVAAWEKAGLDSVWVPEAYGFDSPTLMGYLAAKTETVKIGSGILNIFSRTPGALLQTAAGLDNVSGGRAILGLGASGPQVIEGFHGVPYEKPLGRTREIVDIVRRGLRREPLENDGIVKLPLTKEQGAVTGLGKPLKILTKPERSSIPIWIAALGPKNVEHTAEYADGWIPHLFHPEKAADVWGESLAKGAAKRPEELGSLQVMAGGLLAIGEGEETRAALDLARPTFALYVGGMGAKGKNFYNDVARAYGYEEEAEKIQDLYLSGKKKEAEALVPTEWLEAANLVGPASYVKERLAAFEAAGVTDINVTPATADPTATIAQLKELIG
- a CDS encoding L,D-transpeptidase family protein; this translates as MTTHPHDASRRAVLASVGALTLTGLLRPVPATAAGTVRLDNMPVALRAGTTQVVTCNRTSGYKARVAFWRLVDGRWRSEFSTTDGRIGYGGLVSPGSRRQGSGTTPMGTYGIPFTFGRWNHSTAWRMPYLKMARGDYWVLDNDSRYYNRFRKLSSGGFRTAGSEHLVDFGDQYEMSAVLDFNYASPVRHRGGAIFLHVNGRGATAGCVSVPRVMMGAVMRELQPAAVPVVTIGDG
- the ligD gene encoding non-homologous end-joining DNA ligase, whose amino-acid sequence is MPAPLRPMLATRGDVVPAGDAWLHEVKWDGMRVLVHLDGTGGLRLESRNGNVVTAAYPELHGLVDAVAGRSAVLDGEVVAFDEAGRPSFAVLAERIHERRAARVAAHVAARPVTFVAFDLLALDGRDLTVRPLERRQRRLTSVLEFDGAAPWTQSTTYDDGPTLLAETERLGLEGIVSKRRDAPYRPGVRSRDWLKFPHRRRESYVVGGWRPETGTRDRLGALLVGTPTPDGLLYRGRVGSGIGGRAGRDLRALLDPLARPTSPFDDEVPREDALGTTWLEPTVVVDVEALGTIGSPGGSGARLRQPTYRGVRSDLGAEDL
- the ku gene encoding non-homologous end joining protein Ku, producing MRAIWKGAVSFGLVSVPVKLYAATESHDVSFRQVHAKDGGRIRYQRVCSLDGEEVPYADIAKGYETEDGEMVVLDDEDLSSLPSASSREIAVEKFVPSDQIDPLLFEKSYYLEPEKTGAKPYALLRQALRDADRMAVVTVAIRNRTSIAVLRVRETDNGDVIVLQTMMWPDEVRTPDFSVDVDDLGEIKDSEVKMAQMLVETLAGDFDASDFSDDYAEAVEAVVKAKIEGGEVQRTETTTKGSGEVVDLLAALQRSVQAAKKSRGEDVDESDSSADDGDEAADDGDEAAEEKPAPRKRAATKKASTAKKTTSTKKTAAKKTAAKKTPAKKTTSRKTAAKKAS
- a CDS encoding acyl-CoA dehydrogenase family protein; translated protein: MTATTEPVRTLPVPDLSPAALAAVTAEVATYAAEHDRSGAVPLPGLEAVHRAGLLTATVGTAHGGPGLGPRDAARILTAVGQGDASVALIVANTLNAHAAQAERPHWPAEAYDDLLRRSLDGPAPVNAIRAEPELGAPARGGLPTTTARRTDDGWELSGHKAYATGGTALAYHVVWAVADEPDGDPERPRVGHVLVPADAEGITWIETWDHLGLRASNTHDVVYDRVRVPAASFVEIPRGADGVYRDPAAASGPGSLGHAALYVGVARAARAAFVDFASTRVPAALGRPIATTERIQAVAGEVDVLVVQAETLLHGALLRLEAGDTSIVPELSGIKVAIARSVVAAVQTAVAALGNPALSRHGSLERHLRDVLCVRVHPPQEDTALLAAGRRVLGV